A region from the Agrobacterium cucumeris genome encodes:
- a CDS encoding class I SAM-dependent methyltransferase: MKQNIYDDPGFFECYSAMPRSVEGLRQAGEWHELRAMLPPLQGRSLLDLGCGFGWHCRYAAEQGAARVVGVDLSENMLRRAAEINGGPGIEYRRAAIEDIDFPPESFDVVLSSLALHYVRDLDLAFARVSAVLKSGGEFIFSIEHPVFTALEKQDWFYDEEGEILHWPLDNYQNEGVRHSNWMADDVVKYHRTVSGILNSLLSAGFALTRLAEPRPDPALLAERPEMKHEDRRPIFLIVGARKP; encoded by the coding sequence ATGAAGCAGAATATTTACGACGACCCCGGGTTCTTCGAGTGCTACAGCGCCATGCCGCGCTCCGTGGAAGGGCTGCGGCAGGCCGGCGAATGGCACGAGCTGCGCGCCATGCTTCCGCCGTTGCAGGGCCGCAGCCTTCTCGATCTCGGCTGCGGTTTCGGCTGGCATTGCCGTTATGCGGCAGAGCAGGGGGCGGCCCGTGTCGTCGGCGTTGATCTTTCGGAAAACATGCTGCGCCGTGCCGCCGAAATAAATGGCGGCCCCGGTATCGAATATCGTCGGGCGGCAATCGAGGACATCGATTTTCCGCCGGAAAGTTTCGATGTGGTGCTGAGCTCTCTCGCCCTGCATTATGTCCGCGATCTCGACCTGGCATTCGCGAGAGTTTCCGCCGTGCTGAAATCCGGCGGTGAGTTCATCTTTTCCATCGAACATCCCGTTTTCACCGCGTTGGAAAAACAGGACTGGTTCTACGACGAGGAGGGCGAAATCCTCCACTGGCCGCTCGACAATTACCAGAACGAAGGCGTGCGCCATTCCAACTGGATGGCGGATGATGTCGTCAAATATCACCGCACGGTGTCAGGCATTCTCAACAGCCTGCTTTCTGCCGGCTTTGCCCTGACGCGTCTGGCCGAACCGAGGCCCGATCCCGCCTTGCTCGCGGAGCGACCGGAGATGAAGCACGAAGATCGCCGTCCGATCTTTCTTATCGTTGGCGCCCGCAAGCCGTGA
- a CDS encoding MOSC domain-containing protein: protein MRVTELNIYPLKSARGIPLSESAVSAEGLPGDRRAMLIDPSGHFITQRELPALATVLARHEDGGMALAREKDDEIVARPSGERMDVAVWKSIVSANIADDETNDTLSAWLGREVKLAFFDDASKRIASLEWTGNETPVTFADGYQILVTTTASLAALNDNMRTNGEDAVGMERFRPNIVLDTDEPWAEDHWAAIEIGGIRFDLVKPCARCIMTTQDQITGSRDVPSPMKAMGRIRMSGDRRVPGPLFGWNVTPRSQGRLSVGDVAKVVEERSEGWAIKRR, encoded by the coding sequence ATGCGTGTGACCGAACTCAACATCTATCCGCTGAAAAGCGCGCGCGGCATTCCCCTCTCCGAGAGCGCTGTTTCGGCCGAGGGCCTGCCCGGCGACCGTCGCGCCATGTTGATCGACCCTTCCGGCCATTTCATCACCCAGCGCGAATTGCCTGCTCTCGCCACGGTTCTGGCGCGGCATGAGGATGGCGGCATGGCCCTTGCGCGGGAAAAGGACGACGAGATCGTCGCAAGACCGTCCGGAGAGCGCATGGATGTGGCGGTGTGGAAATCGATCGTCAGCGCCAATATTGCCGATGACGAGACCAACGATACGCTCTCGGCATGGCTCGGTCGCGAGGTGAAGCTGGCATTCTTCGATGATGCCTCGAAACGCATTGCGAGCCTCGAATGGACCGGCAACGAAACGCCCGTCACCTTTGCGGATGGCTACCAGATCCTCGTCACCACCACCGCCTCGCTTGCCGCGCTGAACGACAATATGCGCACCAATGGCGAGGACGCGGTCGGCATGGAGCGGTTCCGGCCGAATATCGTGCTGGATACGGACGAGCCATGGGCGGAAGACCACTGGGCGGCCATCGAGATCGGCGGCATCCGTTTTGATCTGGTCAAGCCCTGTGCTCGCTGCATCATGACCACGCAGGACCAGATAACCGGCTCCCGCGATGTGCCCTCGCCCATGAAAGCCATGGGCCGCATCCGCATGTCGGGGGATCGGCGCGTGCCCGGCCCGCTGTTCGGCTGGAACGTGACGCCGCGCAGTCAGGGCAGACTGTCGGTCGGCGATGTGGCCAAGGTGGTCGAGGAACGGTCGGAAGGCTGGGCAATCAAGAGGCGGTAG
- a CDS encoding response regulator, whose amino-acid sequence MVPQRVIIVEDEYLVALDVEAVLQSMGVETIVIATTLAQARQAVEQDGADCVLLDVSLSDGMSYDFARQLREAGIPFGFVSGYGDTTGFPDDLSHAPLLGKPFGENEIMDFVLDLLGVSNDAVKE is encoded by the coding sequence TCATCGTTGAGGATGAATATCTGGTGGCGCTTGACGTCGAAGCGGTCCTCCAGTCCATGGGTGTCGAAACCATCGTCATCGCAACGACGCTTGCGCAGGCAAGGCAGGCCGTCGAGCAGGACGGTGCCGATTGCGTGCTTCTCGATGTCAGCCTTTCCGACGGCATGAGTTATGATTTTGCGCGCCAGCTGCGCGAGGCCGGTATTCCCTTCGGTTTCGTCAGCGGTTACGGCGATACGACAGGGTTTCCAGACGATCTTTCGCATGCGCCTCTGCTCGGCAAGCCCTTCGGAGAAAATGAAATCATGGATTTCGTTCTCGACCTTCTCGGCGTTTCGAATGACGCCGTAAAAGAATAA
- the recO gene encoding DNA repair protein RecO gives MQWQDEAIILGVKRHGETSVIAEVMTRTRGRHLGMVRSGRSRSMQPVLQAGNRVDVIWRARLDDHLGEYRIEPLQLRAAQLMETATAVYGVQAMGALLRLLPERDPHPHLYQALDIILDNLHDPADAGELFVRFELAVLNDLGFGLDLTECAATGLRSDLIYVSPKTGRAVCRTAGAPYAARMLSLPAFLSEGQSTAADPESLAAAFRLTAHFLNRHVYDPRGLNENAARDGFVQAALKALQRRASPPALDKAV, from the coding sequence ATGCAGTGGCAGGATGAGGCAATCATTCTCGGGGTAAAACGCCATGGTGAGACGAGCGTCATCGCCGAGGTGATGACCCGTACGCGCGGCCGCCATCTGGGCATGGTCCGCTCCGGTCGCTCTCGCAGCATGCAGCCGGTGCTGCAGGCGGGAAACCGGGTGGATGTCATCTGGCGGGCGCGACTTGACGACCATCTTGGCGAATACCGCATCGAGCCGCTGCAATTGCGCGCCGCACAGCTGATGGAAACGGCGACCGCCGTTTACGGCGTGCAGGCCATGGGCGCGCTTCTCAGGCTTCTGCCGGAACGTGATCCGCACCCGCATCTCTATCAGGCGCTCGATATCATCCTCGACAATCTCCACGATCCGGCCGATGCCGGGGAATTGTTCGTGCGTTTCGAACTCGCCGTGCTGAACGATCTCGGTTTCGGGCTTGATCTCACCGAATGCGCGGCAACCGGGCTGCGCTCCGATCTCATCTACGTGTCGCCGAAAACCGGCAGGGCGGTCTGCCGCACGGCAGGCGCGCCCTATGCCGCCCGGATGCTGTCACTGCCCGCTTTCTTGAGCGAAGGCCAGTCAACGGCCGCCGATCCCGAAAGCCTCGCGGCGGCCTTCCGCCTGACGGCCCATTTTCTTAACCGGCATGTCTATGATCCGCGTGGCCTGAATGAAAACGCCGCCCGCGACGGTTTCGTGCAGGCGGCGCTGAAGGCGCTGCAGCGCAGGGCGTCACCGCCCGCGCTTGATAAGGCCGTGTAG
- a CDS encoding MFS transporter, giving the protein MSQATRQTMPWLIIAAGSLIAVMTFGPRSAMGFFQLPMLADTGWDRSTFGLAMALQNLFWGLGQPFFGAIADKYGTGRVLVLSGFLYAAGLICMSFGTSPFWLHFGGGVLVGLGIAAGSFSVILSAFARHVTPQQRSLAFGIGTAAGSAGMFLFAPISQGLISAYGWSDSLVWLAVMMMLVPLLAFPMRGNSSSGSQSQTQFQQTAGEALREALGHKSYLLLTTGFFVCGFQVAFITAHFPAYLGDIGIEPRYAVIAMALIGFFNIIGSLAAGVIAQRYSKPYMLAYIYIARSVVVTAFLLLPQSPLSVILFAAVMGILWLSTVPPTNALVAIMFGTRHLGMLGGVVFLSHQIGSFLGVWLGGFLYDRLGSYDLVWWLGVGMGIFAAIVHWPIQERPAPRPAMA; this is encoded by the coding sequence ATGTCGCAAGCCACACGCCAGACCATGCCCTGGCTGATTATCGCCGCCGGGTCGCTGATTGCCGTCATGACCTTCGGTCCGCGTTCGGCCATGGGCTTTTTTCAGCTGCCGATGCTGGCCGACACCGGTTGGGATCGTTCCACCTTCGGCCTCGCCATGGCCCTGCAGAACCTGTTTTGGGGCCTCGGCCAGCCCTTCTTCGGCGCAATCGCCGATAAATACGGCACGGGCCGCGTGCTCGTTCTGTCAGGCTTTCTTTATGCCGCCGGCCTCATCTGCATGTCCTTCGGCACCTCTCCCTTCTGGCTGCATTTCGGCGGCGGCGTGCTTGTCGGGCTTGGCATTGCCGCCGGCTCCTTCAGCGTCATCCTGTCGGCCTTTGCACGCCATGTGACACCGCAGCAGCGCTCGCTTGCCTTCGGCATCGGCACGGCGGCAGGCTCTGCCGGCATGTTCCTCTTCGCACCGATCAGCCAGGGGCTGATTTCCGCCTATGGCTGGTCGGACAGCCTCGTCTGGCTTGCCGTGATGATGATGCTGGTGCCGCTGCTCGCCTTCCCGATGCGTGGCAACTCCTCTTCCGGCAGCCAGTCACAGACGCAGTTCCAGCAGACGGCGGGCGAAGCGTTGCGGGAAGCACTTGGCCACAAGAGCTATCTCCTGTTGACGACAGGCTTTTTCGTCTGCGGTTTCCAGGTGGCCTTCATCACCGCGCATTTCCCGGCCTATCTCGGCGATATCGGCATCGAGCCGCGCTACGCCGTCATTGCCATGGCGCTGATAGGCTTCTTCAATATCATCGGGTCGCTCGCCGCCGGCGTCATCGCCCAGCGTTATTCGAAACCCTATATGCTGGCCTATATCTATATCGCCCGCTCGGTTGTCGTGACGGCCTTCCTGCTCCTGCCGCAATCACCGCTTTCGGTCATCCTCTTCGCAGCCGTCATGGGCATTCTCTGGCTTTCCACCGTGCCGCCCACCAATGCGCTGGTGGCGATCATGTTCGGCACACGCCATCTCGGCATGCTCGGCGGCGTCGTGTTCCTGTCGCACCAGATCGGCTCGTTCCTCGGCGTCTGGCTCGGCGGCTTCCTTTACGACCGGCTGGGCTCCTATGACCTCGTCTGGTGGCTTGGCGTCGGCATGGGGATTTTTGCGGCCATCGTGCACTGGCCCATTCAGGAGCGGCCCGCACCGCGCCCGGCCATGGCCTGA